From the Bdellovibrio sp. ArHS genome, one window contains:
- a CDS encoding ABC transporter permease encodes METASVILALIFATLRLATPLIFATTGGLMSERSGIVNIALEGFMLFGAFAGAVVGQYFASAWMGWGAALLAGLLIGALYALFVIELKADQIVTGMAFNLLAMGVIPFLTKILYNSTGTTPALLVEDRFTFEPLLMGFLLVALVAFWLYKSRSGLWLLFAGEHPEALLASGVSVRKVRWSAVCASGVFAAWGGASLSLFLSSAYSPMMTSGRGYMALAALIFGKWRPFPALGACLLFAFADAVQIRLQGVRFGDTEIPVQFVQILPYLVTIIALAGFIGKSRAPKALGREGF; translated from the coding sequence ATGGAAACAGCCTCTGTCATCCTCGCATTGATATTTGCGACACTCCGACTAGCCACGCCGTTGATCTTTGCGACCACCGGAGGCCTGATGAGCGAACGCTCGGGCATCGTGAACATTGCCTTGGAAGGCTTTATGCTTTTCGGAGCTTTCGCAGGTGCTGTTGTCGGTCAATACTTCGCTTCGGCCTGGATGGGCTGGGGGGCCGCTTTGCTGGCGGGACTTCTGATTGGCGCGCTTTACGCTTTATTTGTGATCGAACTTAAAGCAGATCAAATCGTTACGGGTATGGCGTTCAACTTGCTAGCCATGGGGGTCATCCCTTTTCTAACTAAAATTCTTTATAACTCTACGGGCACCACGCCGGCTCTGCTTGTCGAAGATCGCTTCACCTTTGAACCTCTGCTTATGGGTTTCCTATTGGTGGCGCTGGTCGCCTTCTGGCTTTATAAATCCCGGTCGGGCCTTTGGCTGTTGTTCGCGGGTGAGCATCCTGAAGCCTTGCTGGCAAGCGGAGTCAGCGTCCGCAAAGTGCGCTGGAGTGCAGTCTGCGCCAGTGGTGTTTTTGCGGCTTGGGGCGGAGCCAGTCTTTCGCTGTTTCTTTCTTCGGCATACTCTCCGATGATGACAAGCGGTCGCGGATATATGGCGCTCGCCGCTTTGATCTTCGGTAAATGGCGGCCTTTTCCTGCACTGGGCGCCTGTTTGCTTTTTGCCTTTGCCGATGCCGTGCAGATCCGTCTGCAAGGGGTGCGTTTCGGTGACACCGAAATTCCTGTGCAGTTTGTTCAAATTCTTCCCTATCTTGTGACTATCATTGCCTTGGCAGGCTTCATTGGAAAAAGCCGCGCGCCAAAGGCGTTGGGTCGCGAAGGGTTCTAG
- a CDS encoding Crp/Fnr family transcriptional regulator produces the protein MESQTILNGGVNSLGFMGNQNLNIPNTSSVPYEVIHLKEEEMIYKEGEPAKGLYYVQSGCVKVVVNRSHARGRTTTNEYVTKLVSPGEYFGYKALVKGAPVQSHAKAVKSTVLWLYPRELIQVAMAQASPLIKLLLNQAVNDLESFETTSQLHYLASVQERIAYQLVLLSDKFGVQTPNGISLNLKLTRNEFAQLASTINESLSRHLTEFKNEGLIDLNGKEIIIKNKEGLMRRSGNF, from the coding sequence ATGGAATCTCAGACAATACTCAACGGCGGAGTAAACTCCCTTGGTTTTATGGGCAATCAAAACTTAAACATTCCGAATACTTCAAGCGTTCCCTACGAAGTCATTCACTTGAAAGAAGAAGAAATGATTTACAAAGAAGGGGAACCAGCGAAGGGTCTGTATTATGTGCAATCTGGATGTGTCAAAGTTGTCGTTAACCGCAGTCACGCGCGCGGACGCACAACAACGAACGAGTACGTAACAAAGCTCGTATCGCCAGGCGAATATTTTGGCTACAAAGCATTGGTGAAAGGCGCTCCTGTTCAATCCCATGCCAAGGCTGTGAAGTCGACCGTATTGTGGTTGTATCCACGCGAACTTATTCAGGTGGCGATGGCTCAGGCGAGCCCCTTGATCAAACTTCTTTTAAATCAAGCGGTGAATGACCTTGAATCTTTTGAAACCACCAGCCAATTGCACTACTTGGCGTCCGTGCAAGAGCGCATTGCTTATCAGCTTGTGCTGCTTTCTGACAAATTTGGAGTACAGACTCCCAATGGCATTTCGCTGAATCTTAAATTGACTCGCAACGAGTTCGCTCAGTTGGCGAGCACCATCAATGAATCTTTGTCTCGTCATTTAACTGAGTTTAAAAATGAAGGTCTTATCGACTTGAATGGGAAAGAGATCATCATCAAGAACAAAGAGGGCTTGATGCGAAGATCTGGAAATTTCTAA
- a CDS encoding ABC transporter permease, which yields MKRLIGFAIGLIAALLLTFFAGENPWNIFMILLRSAFGSMYDLGLTLSYTTPLIFCGLSVAICFHAGLFNIGAEGQLTMAAVTAAAVGILLPQVPFPIAPVLAFTAALLAGGLWGWVAGWLRAVRGSHEVIITIMLNFIAAGLASWFTLKVIPNPNSQSPETAMVSANYMFKDFDLIARLFPDTPANASLGFAIVFAVLMWIFLWKTTWGFDLRAVGANAEAAHRAGISEKKVRIWAMALGGGLAGCVALSEVLGSAGQYRIGFSPDYGFIGIAVALLANNNPLGIIAAAFLMGALHKGASDLDLETSTITRDFSRIIQAFIILGVAAQAYWEWLKKNRKRKS from the coding sequence ATGAAACGTCTGATCGGTTTTGCCATTGGTCTTATTGCCGCCTTACTTTTGACTTTCTTCGCTGGGGAAAATCCTTGGAACATTTTTATGATCCTTCTGCGGAGTGCTTTTGGCTCTATGTATGATCTGGGACTCACTTTGTCCTATACAACACCTCTGATTTTTTGCGGTCTTTCTGTCGCTATCTGCTTCCATGCCGGACTGTTTAATATCGGCGCCGAGGGCCAACTAACCATGGCAGCGGTCACGGCGGCTGCAGTGGGAATACTGCTGCCGCAAGTTCCTTTTCCGATAGCGCCTGTTCTGGCTTTCACGGCCGCGCTTCTTGCGGGGGGACTGTGGGGCTGGGTCGCAGGCTGGCTGCGCGCCGTGCGTGGCAGCCACGAAGTCATCATCACGATTATGCTCAACTTTATTGCGGCGGGACTGGCAAGTTGGTTCACTCTTAAGGTGATTCCGAATCCTAATTCGCAGAGTCCCGAAACGGCGATGGTTTCTGCGAACTATATGTTCAAAGATTTTGATTTGATTGCCCGTCTATTCCCCGATACTCCAGCCAATGCCTCCTTAGGTTTTGCTATTGTGTTTGCCGTTTTGATGTGGATATTTCTCTGGAAAACCACGTGGGGCTTTGATTTGCGCGCGGTCGGCGCGAATGCGGAAGCGGCTCACCGCGCAGGAATTTCTGAAAAGAAAGTGCGGATTTGGGCTATGGCTTTAGGTGGTGGCCTGGCTGGCTGTGTGGCTTTGTCAGAAGTCTTAGGCAGTGCCGGCCAATATCGCATTGGTTTTTCACCGGACTATGGCTTCATCGGCATCGCAGTAGCGCTGTTGGCAAACAACAATCCTTTGGGAATTATTGCGGCGGCATTTTTAATGGGGGCTCTTCACAAAGGAGCTTCTGATCTGGATTTGGAAACGTCGACCATCACGCGTGATTTTTCTCGCATCATTCAGGCTTTCATCATTCTCGGTGTCGCTGCGCAAGCTTATTGGGAATGGTTGAAAAAGAACCGCAAGAGGAAGTCGTAA
- a CDS encoding ABC transporter ATP-binding protein has translation MAVPALEFKKVSKFFGEVRANTDVSFFVERGAIHAIVGENGAGKSTAMKILFGMYRPDEGEVFVQGQKVHFQSPIDAMAAKIGMVHQHFMLAEPLTALDNILLHQKGSAFSLLPRAEQKKRLEEIARRYGFEIDLQAKVEDLSVGEQQRLEILKILSQDSEILILDEPTAVLTPQEVQDLFKNLRRLREEGKTILIITHKLKEVMALTDSVTVFRAGHVIGHKWTRETNADELAEMMVGRHLQKPQERASSIDSAKTVLRFESVSGRLGTHTIEDIQLSVHAREIVGIAGVEGNGQDVLIRALLDAPALDSFQGKVSKLGSVGAFPEDRLRFGVLPSRPVYENFILGQQRSAPFAKGLFLKTKDILKKTKDIMNKYDIRPHDPYLPFEKMSGGNQQKLVVARALSQHPQIIVAAQPTRGVDIGAIEFIHNELRKSRDEGAGVLLISSELDELMALSDRILVLYKGRFVKEFTRAQFDEIALGKAMGCGA, from the coding sequence ATGGCCGTTCCAGCGCTCGAGTTCAAAAAGGTTTCAAAATTCTTTGGTGAAGTCCGCGCCAATACGGATGTTTCTTTCTTTGTCGAACGAGGCGCTATTCACGCTATTGTCGGCGAAAATGGCGCCGGCAAATCCACGGCCATGAAAATTCTTTTTGGCATGTATCGCCCGGATGAGGGCGAAGTATTTGTGCAGGGACAAAAGGTCCACTTCCAATCGCCTATTGACGCCATGGCCGCTAAAATCGGAATGGTTCATCAGCACTTCATGCTCGCGGAACCGCTAACAGCCTTAGACAACATTCTTCTGCATCAAAAGGGCTCGGCATTTTCCCTTCTACCGCGTGCGGAACAAAAAAAACGTTTGGAAGAAATCGCCCGGCGCTATGGATTTGAAATAGATCTTCAGGCCAAGGTCGAAGATCTTTCCGTTGGCGAACAACAGCGGTTGGAAATTTTGAAAATCCTTTCTCAAGATTCTGAAATTTTAATTCTGGATGAGCCTACTGCCGTTTTGACTCCACAAGAAGTGCAGGATCTTTTTAAAAATCTGCGCCGTTTGCGTGAAGAGGGTAAAACGATTTTAATCATCACGCACAAACTTAAGGAAGTGATGGCCCTAACGGATTCGGTGACTGTTTTCAGAGCCGGCCACGTCATCGGCCACAAGTGGACTCGCGAAACAAATGCGGACGAACTCGCGGAAATGATGGTCGGTCGTCATCTGCAAAAACCTCAAGAACGCGCCTCTTCCATCGATTCTGCAAAAACAGTTTTACGCTTTGAATCGGTTTCAGGGCGATTGGGAACTCACACCATCGAAGACATCCAGCTTTCCGTTCATGCCCGCGAAATCGTCGGGATCGCCGGTGTTGAAGGCAATGGACAGGATGTTCTGATACGCGCTTTATTGGACGCTCCGGCTTTGGATTCATTTCAAGGCAAAGTCAGCAAACTGGGCTCGGTGGGAGCTTTTCCGGAAGATCGTTTGCGCTTCGGCGTTCTGCCGTCACGACCAGTTTACGAGAACTTTATTTTAGGTCAGCAAAGGTCCGCTCCGTTTGCCAAAGGTCTTTTTTTAAAAACGAAAGACATTTTAAAAAAAACCAAAGACATCATGAACAAGTACGACATTCGCCCGCACGATCCTTATCTGCCCTTTGAGAAAATGTCCGGGGGCAACCAACAGAAGCTGGTCGTCGCGCGAGCCCTTTCGCAACATCCGCAGATCATCGTCGCAGCTCAGCCGACTCGTGGCGTGGATATTGGTGCCATTGAATTCATTCACAATGAACTTCGCAAATCACGGGATGAAGGTGCTGGCGTGCTGCTGATCTCTTCAGAGTTGGACGAGTTGATGGCTCTTTCAGATCGCATTCTGGTTCTTTATAAAGGCCGTTTCGTAAAAGAATTCACTCGGGCCCAGTTTGATGAAATAGCCCTGGGCAAGGCGATGGGATGTGGCGCATGA
- a CDS encoding outer membrane beta-barrel protein encodes MKFLRVVVLGCLLGGANAQAADLAGITVNGEVAFDYNFLSSKAAGIPNTGAATNETYRLNSAQILFKKETDQMNFLARLAYVPTAVVTTAAPEAKTTYNLGTLDQVEAFYKVTPQFHVGFGRFLTTMGYESLLKSENSTYNNTIAYQTIVPGYGEGLRLRYIAGDWLTATLSTYNQSTYSAWGEDYTPTKTTELSATGVIGNLTWFGGYYLGTDSGTTAKVDKSASSVWAAYKFADNFSLAITYDSRTFTPDGEHAHWADSTSAVLSYGLNQHNLALRYEMVRGAGELVDPVSLATYGIADKVNSLTITDKIALTDNFKVYAEYRMDQADEDVFADEDGTANSKKDASMVTLGAIASF; translated from the coding sequence GTGAAATTTTTGAGAGTCGTTGTGTTGGGATGCTTATTAGGTGGTGCAAATGCCCAAGCTGCAGACCTTGCCGGAATCACTGTAAACGGTGAAGTGGCATTTGATTATAACTTTTTGTCCTCAAAAGCTGCGGGCATTCCAAATACGGGAGCCGCAACAAATGAGACCTATCGCCTTAACTCAGCTCAAATTCTTTTTAAAAAAGAAACGGATCAGATGAACTTTCTAGCAAGGCTAGCGTATGTTCCGACAGCAGTTGTGACCACGGCTGCTCCTGAAGCTAAAACGACATACAATCTGGGCACCTTGGATCAAGTGGAAGCCTTCTATAAGGTGACACCCCAGTTTCATGTGGGTTTTGGACGTTTCCTAACTACCATGGGCTATGAGTCTTTATTAAAGTCTGAGAACTCGACTTATAATAATACAATTGCTTACCAAACAATCGTTCCTGGATACGGTGAAGGTCTACGTCTTCGCTATATCGCCGGCGACTGGTTGACGGCAACTCTTTCAACTTACAACCAATCCACTTACAGTGCTTGGGGCGAGGACTATACACCGACAAAAACAACTGAACTTTCTGCAACCGGTGTTATCGGCAACCTGACTTGGTTCGGTGGTTATTACTTGGGAACAGATTCTGGTACGACGGCGAAAGTCGACAAATCAGCTTCTAGCGTTTGGGCCGCTTATAAGTTCGCAGACAATTTTTCATTGGCTATTACTTATGATTCCCGCACGTTCACACCAGATGGCGAGCACGCACACTGGGCTGATTCAACTAGTGCCGTACTTTCTTATGGCCTGAACCAGCACAACCTGGCATTGCGTTACGAGATGGTTCGTGGCGCCGGAGAGTTGGTAGATCCAGTTTCTTTGGCGACTTATGGAATTGCTGACAAAGTAAATTCCCTGACGATCACAGACAAAATCGCCTTGACGGACAACTTCAAAGTTTATGCGGAATATCGCATGGATCAAGCGGATGAAGATGTTTTCGCTGACGAAGACGGAACCGCAAACAGCAAAAAAGACGCCAGCATGGTCACCTTGGGCGCCATCGCAAGTTTCTAA
- a CDS encoding methyl-accepting chemotaxis protein, giving the protein MNSWLRGIKGKLFFSAIIPIFGFIALGTIAYSSFNSLGGLLNDAYVNIIPNLKAVEDIEGARARIGQYLWGAMANKDVPKHRSDYVAKARVAVKEYQAAIKDYEDATFQPGEQAIYDEIKSLNGDYVAEVNRFIEILDTGSNEALLKAREDMTSGIYLKYSTQIKKTANEIISFYEKLANEKNAFQKQETKNALTLLILIGSIAGALVFGILLFIGSSLSRRVSTVVHKLSDAGQQVNQAISQLSLAGQSLSQASTSSAASLEETVASLEEMTSMVKLNSDNAKQAASLAVTSRSAAEEGEAEIKNLVSSMHDISQSSRKIEEIINVIDDIAFQTNLLALNAAVEAARAGEQGKGFAVVAEAVRTLAQRSASAAKDITSLIKDSVDKIEKGTSIADRSGSVLSNIVTSIKKVSDLNNEISAASSEQTTGIQQINKAMNQLDQGSQSNAASSEEIASTAEEISSQSNQMQLLVKDLNGYVTGQSESPEPSTKDKSPRKRAEPKAQTVSKVIKFTPPEKVTKPTEAAAVIPFDSEDEPRAKVGTTDGF; this is encoded by the coding sequence ATGAACTCGTGGCTTCGTGGTATTAAAGGAAAACTATTTTTTTCGGCAATCATTCCAATCTTTGGCTTTATCGCTTTAGGGACCATCGCCTATTCCAGCTTTAATTCCCTGGGCGGTCTGTTGAATGATGCTTATGTGAATATCATTCCAAATCTTAAAGCAGTGGAGGACATCGAGGGAGCTCGCGCCCGCATCGGTCAATATCTATGGGGTGCCATGGCTAATAAGGATGTGCCCAAACATCGAAGTGACTATGTCGCCAAAGCTCGCGTTGCCGTCAAAGAATATCAAGCGGCGATCAAGGACTACGAAGATGCGACCTTTCAACCTGGCGAACAGGCCATTTATGATGAGATCAAAAGTCTTAATGGTGACTATGTTGCTGAAGTGAACAGATTTATCGAAATACTTGATACGGGATCTAACGAGGCCCTGTTGAAAGCTCGCGAGGATATGACCAGCGGCATTTATTTAAAGTATTCAACCCAGATTAAAAAGACCGCCAACGAGATCATTTCCTTTTATGAAAAACTGGCTAACGAAAAGAACGCGTTTCAGAAGCAGGAAACTAAGAATGCCCTGACTTTGCTGATTCTTATTGGGTCCATCGCGGGGGCCCTGGTTTTCGGAATTCTGCTATTTATCGGCAGCTCTTTGAGCCGTCGAGTTAGCACCGTGGTTCACAAACTTTCTGATGCCGGCCAACAAGTGAATCAAGCGATCAGTCAGCTATCACTTGCGGGTCAAAGTCTTTCTCAAGCCTCGACATCTTCTGCGGCTTCCCTTGAAGAAACGGTGGCGTCTTTGGAAGAAATGACCTCTATGGTGAAACTAAACTCAGACAACGCCAAACAGGCGGCCAGTTTGGCAGTCACCTCTCGCTCTGCTGCAGAAGAGGGCGAAGCCGAGATTAAAAATCTAGTTTCATCGATGCACGACATCTCGCAGTCATCGCGAAAGATTGAAGAGATTATTAATGTCATCGATGACATCGCCTTTCAAACCAACTTGTTGGCCCTAAATGCAGCCGTGGAAGCTGCTCGAGCGGGTGAGCAAGGTAAAGGCTTTGCCGTTGTCGCCGAAGCCGTTCGCACCTTGGCGCAAAGATCGGCTTCTGCCGCGAAGGACATCACAAGTCTTATTAAAGACTCTGTAGATAAAATCGAAAAGGGCACTTCTATTGCAGACCGCTCCGGCAGTGTCCTTAGCAACATTGTGACTTCGATTAAAAAGGTTTCTGATCTTAACAACGAAATCTCGGCGGCCAGTTCAGAGCAAACGACTGGAATTCAGCAAATCAATAAAGCCATGAATCAACTAGATCAGGGATCGCAGTCAAATGCGGCCTCTTCGGAAGAAATCGCCTCTACGGCAGAAGAGATTTCGTCGCAATCCAATCAAATGCAGTTGCTGGTAAAGGATTTAAATGGCTATGTAACCGGCCAATCCGAGTCTCCGGAACCATCCACGAAGGATAAATCGCCAAGGAAAAGAGCCGAACCAAAAGCTCAAACGGTCTCAAAAGTGATTAAATTTACTCCGCCAGAGAAGGTCACTAAGCCTACCGAAGCGGCGGCGGTGATTCCTTTTGACAGTGAAGATGAGCCCAGAGCAAAAGTGGGTACAACCGACGGGTTCTAA
- a CDS encoding BMP family ABC transporter substrate-binding protein: protein MMLKTFLTTLLILSFNIVSHAKTLKVGLVLDKGGKDDKSFNSAAYLGATKAEKDLKIELKYVEATDTNAVENLLRSFARKNFDLVIGIGFGQKEPVKKVAPQFPQVKFAVVDSEVSLPNVRSLLFEEHEGSFLVGALAAMASKNNSVGYVGGMDIPLIRRFAMGYAAGAKYVNPKIKVTENYIGVTGEAWNNPAKAKELALSQFAAGTDVIFVAAGASNTGVFDAAEEKKKWAIGVDSNQNWIKPGVILTSMMKAVDVAVYDTIKETSEGKFAPGIIRYGLKNKGVDYTLDQYNEKLITPEMKNKVEEIKKKIIAGQITVPDFYKKK, encoded by the coding sequence ATGATGTTAAAAACGTTCCTTACCACCCTGTTAATCTTGTCTTTTAACATAGTTTCACACGCTAAAACGCTGAAAGTCGGTTTGGTCTTAGATAAGGGTGGTAAAGACGATAAATCCTTCAACTCCGCAGCCTATCTTGGCGCTACCAAAGCTGAAAAAGATCTGAAAATCGAACTGAAATATGTCGAAGCCACAGATACGAATGCCGTGGAAAATCTTCTACGCTCTTTTGCGCGAAAAAACTTTGATCTAGTCATTGGAATTGGCTTCGGACAAAAAGAGCCCGTAAAAAAAGTGGCTCCGCAATTTCCTCAAGTTAAATTTGCCGTGGTTGATTCCGAGGTCAGCCTTCCGAATGTACGTTCGTTGCTGTTTGAAGAACACGAAGGATCTTTCCTCGTCGGCGCTTTGGCGGCAATGGCTTCAAAAAATAATTCTGTCGGATACGTTGGCGGAATGGACATTCCACTCATCCGGCGTTTTGCCATGGGCTACGCGGCGGGTGCAAAGTACGTAAACCCCAAAATCAAAGTCACAGAAAATTATATCGGCGTAACCGGTGAAGCCTGGAATAATCCTGCCAAAGCTAAGGAGCTCGCTCTTTCACAATTCGCCGCGGGTACGGATGTGATTTTCGTTGCCGCAGGAGCCTCGAACACCGGCGTTTTTGATGCCGCTGAAGAAAAGAAGAAATGGGCGATCGGAGTTGATTCCAATCAGAACTGGATTAAACCGGGAGTGATCCTGACCAGTATGATGAAAGCGGTCGATGTGGCCGTCTACGACACCATCAAAGAAACCAGCGAAGGAAAGTTCGCACCGGGTATCATCCGCTACGGTCTTAAAAATAAGGGCGTCGACTACACTCTGGATCAGTACAACGAAAAACTGATCACTCCGGAAATGAAAAACAAAGTCGAAGAAATCAAAAAGAAAATAATCGCTGGTCAGATCACTGTTCCTGACTTTTACAAAAAGAAATAG
- a CDS encoding DMT family transporter, with protein sequence MNSLYSSLSLLLIAMFSIQTGASIAKQIFPQAGAAGTTALRVFISALILSVVSKIWKHKISRNEILPVAAYGIALGAMNLLFYFSLERIPLGIAVAVEFTGPLAVALFASKKSWDVVWVGLAAMGIYLLVPSATTQESLDVLGLFLALAAGFFWALYIVFGKRIAKTEASLPVTTWGMWFAALVTVPTGLFFNGAQIQNPSLLPMGFAIALLSSAIPYSLEMKAMKSIPTKTFGILMSMEPVVAILIGFLILNETLTFTQWCAVSCIIAASAGSTLSAK encoded by the coding sequence TTGAATTCGCTTTATTCGTCTTTAAGCCTTTTATTGATCGCCATGTTTTCGATTCAAACTGGGGCATCCATCGCTAAGCAGATCTTTCCTCAAGCCGGGGCGGCAGGTACGACGGCATTGCGGGTTTTCATCTCTGCTTTGATTCTTTCTGTCGTCTCAAAAATTTGGAAACATAAGATTTCCAGAAACGAGATTCTTCCAGTTGCGGCTTACGGAATCGCCTTGGGCGCGATGAATCTGCTTTTCTATTTTTCTTTAGAGCGCATTCCTTTAGGAATTGCAGTTGCCGTTGAATTTACCGGCCCCTTAGCAGTGGCTTTGTTTGCATCAAAAAAATCCTGGGACGTCGTATGGGTGGGATTGGCGGCCATGGGTATTTATCTTTTGGTGCCTTCCGCAACAACGCAGGAAAGTCTGGATGTCCTCGGGTTGTTTTTAGCTTTGGCCGCGGGATTTTTTTGGGCCTTGTACATTGTTTTTGGAAAGCGCATCGCCAAGACAGAAGCCAGTCTTCCGGTTACAACCTGGGGGATGTGGTTTGCCGCTTTAGTCACGGTTCCTACGGGCCTATTTTTTAATGGCGCGCAAATACAGAACCCTTCGTTGTTACCTATGGGGTTTGCGATTGCGTTGCTCTCTAGCGCCATTCCCTATTCGTTAGAGATGAAGGCGATGAAAAGTATTCCTACAAAAACTTTCGGCATTCTGATGAGTATGGAGCCAGTGGTGGCGATACTTATTGGATTTTTGATATTAAATGAAACACTGACTTTCACGCAATGGTGCGCGGTTTCGTGTATCATTGCAGCTTCGGCGGGTAGTACGCTGTCTGCAAAATAG
- the tsaA gene encoding tRNA (N6-threonylcarbamoyladenosine(37)-N6)-methyltransferase TrmO produces MEPIGYLESCFKDKFGTPRQPGLVKKAWARLKIRPDLQPEESLQGLEGFSHVWLVWIFHQNKTARYHAKVHPPRLGGKTMGLFATRSPHRPNPIGLSLVELIAVEKDGIVVSGADLVDGTPILDIKPYLPEIESIPDARTGWPAEVAKEKIRVEFTEHAENVLCSWEERNPDKALREIVVGTLQLDPRPVIYRGYEEKESPYRSEHAVRLFDGDIHFKFETPTLVRVLDILFTHN; encoded by the coding sequence ATGGAACCTATTGGCTATTTAGAATCCTGCTTTAAAGATAAATTCGGCACGCCTCGACAACCGGGGTTGGTGAAGAAGGCGTGGGCGCGCCTGAAAATACGACCAGATCTTCAGCCCGAGGAGTCTTTGCAGGGCCTTGAAGGTTTCAGTCACGTTTGGCTGGTGTGGATTTTCCATCAAAATAAAACAGCTCGTTATCACGCGAAAGTTCATCCTCCGCGCTTGGGAGGAAAAACCATGGGCCTTTTTGCCACGCGCAGCCCCCATCGGCCCAACCCCATCGGCCTGTCTTTGGTGGAACTGATTGCCGTGGAAAAAGACGGGATCGTTGTTTCCGGCGCGGATCTTGTCGACGGTACTCCCATTCTGGATATTAAGCCTTATTTACCCGAGATAGAATCTATCCCCGACGCCCGCACGGGATGGCCTGCAGAAGTGGCTAAAGAAAAAATCCGTGTAGAATTTACTGAGCACGCGGAAAATGTCCTGTGCTCCTGGGAAGAGCGCAATCCCGACAAAGCTCTTCGTGAAATCGTCGTGGGGACTTTGCAGTTGGACCCGCGTCCTGTGATTTATCGGGGGTACGAAGAAAAAGAATCGCCCTATCGCAGTGAACACGCTGTTCGATTGTTCGACGGAGACATTCACTTTAAGTTCGAGACGCCCACTCTGGTGCGCGTATTAGATATTCTTTTTACGCATAATTAG
- a CDS encoding 2-oxoglutarate and iron-dependent oxygenase domain-containing protein yields the protein METASHSEQSTLRKVPTLSLASYTKGTDADRAKFIDSLFTGLKEYGFIILKDHNVKADDLHKAYDILKRFYALPTEVKKSYISPNAGFQRGYTPFGQEHAKDSPVMDLKEFWHVGRVLEDGNPLKNVYPENVWPTEIPEFKSHFTALYSALEEAGNVMLEALTMPLEVEKDFFAKMTKDGNSILRLLHYPPIPEGVDPRCVRAAAHEDINFITILPAATASGLQLKDRDGEWLDIVSEPDTLIVDVGDMLARLTNDVLPSTTHRVINPQDGTNQSRYSMPFFMHPHPEALLSCLPSCKGTGAKYPDITGHDFLMQRLREIGLIK from the coding sequence ATGGAAACGGCTTCTCATTCTGAACAAAGCACTCTTCGTAAAGTTCCGACATTGAGCCTGGCAAGTTATACTAAAGGCACCGATGCAGACCGCGCGAAGTTTATCGATAGTTTATTCACAGGTCTTAAAGAATACGGTTTTATCATTCTTAAAGATCACAATGTGAAGGCGGACGATCTTCACAAAGCTTACGATATTCTTAAAAGATTCTACGCTTTGCCTACGGAAGTTAAAAAATCTTATATTTCTCCAAACGCGGGTTTTCAGCGCGGTTATACGCCCTTTGGACAAGAGCACGCTAAAGATTCCCCGGTTATGGATCTTAAAGAGTTTTGGCATGTCGGTCGTGTGCTTGAAGACGGAAATCCTTTAAAAAATGTTTATCCTGAGAACGTGTGGCCCACTGAAATCCCTGAATTCAAATCTCACTTTACGGCCTTGTACAGTGCGCTTGAAGAGGCGGGGAATGTCATGTTGGAAGCTTTGACGATGCCTTTGGAGGTTGAAAAAGACTTCTTTGCGAAAATGACCAAGGACGGAAACTCGATCCTGCGTCTTCTTCACTACCCACCAATCCCAGAAGGTGTGGACCCTCGTTGTGTCAGAGCGGCTGCCCACGAAGATATCAATTTCATCACAATCCTTCCGGCGGCGACGGCTTCTGGTCTGCAATTAAAAGATCGCGATGGCGAATGGCTGGACATTGTATCTGAGCCGGATACGCTGATTGTCGACGTCGGCGACATGCTGGCGCGCTTGACCAACGATGTTCTTCCCTCGACAACTCACCGGGTGATCAATCCTCAAGATGGAACGAATCAGAGTCGTTACTCGATGCCATTCTTTATGCATCCACATCCAGAGGCTTTGTTGAGCTGCTTGCCATCTTGTAAAGGGACAGGTGCCAAGTATCCTGATATCACTGGGCATGACTTCTTGATGCAGCGTTTGCGTGAGATCGGTCTTATTAAATAA